The following coding sequences lie in one Fusarium poae strain DAOMC 252244 chromosome 1, whole genome shotgun sequence genomic window:
- a CDS encoding hypothetical protein (SECRETED:SignalP(1-17)) has product MRTTFFALAALPFFAIAQDPVAEPIPTTTSEVFVPPAILPTTTSETIFIPETTPEVIPDPENTTQVPEVQDTTTEQPPPPPSPDTTTEQPLSAVDTTTEIPPPAIDTTTGPAPIDISTELPPQIVDTTTGPAPAIDTSTGPQPPVVDTTTEPVIDISTDQPEATSQLPVGQDTTADVPAPVVPTTSEVIPDLPATTSEGSNTPLPDTTIEEPLIDTTTADPVPPPQTTTTADPAPPQTTTEEAPVQDTTRAAEQQPVETTQPEPKPTSEEDAKPTTKEDEEDPSSKEEDSPVITQPPAPTTAPPEATASVSSVSSQIASLIPVIDKWKEDPESLKDQTNKEVEDTHDDIIAVIVALGGSPDVGCSNKKRGLLGPIGDIINKLACMAEDLTKVSGGIIAGNVPAVTGAVSGVQGKNDELTDEQQDDDEDEDDKTEEKSEEQSTKEKSTEATTTEAPTTTQAPTSTEESTTTEATTTTTGMPEPCASGICGGGDSCPMGPGPGKNGQMSDEGDGAVDCKEIPTSTTDGPLPTKPGGFKDPFNAPPTSRPSPSEKRDVPLNRRAFADDTSPNAAYVGSLNPIWVSQQGDTSGHWFNAPGPAGRGSAGVNGIYGCTAVMIVSNVGTYLSHIWENPVFIDGDWNFKPDDEFEAKAFNALRDGTADGNALSVTSLIGTDENPGYLHSFNEPKVFIITPFTSNADTMLYGINTLYRYEQRANDLATKLAGIIPGASSQVLGYIRTDKDQSTDIFGYWGRAIVEFDMLERVIQSAEEDELLGLGMAMGRWRLWVEDNLVTSHEFFVFPPAAPAAPAGGQRKRADEDAAHSCLIRGDVTASASSGPTSTEAVTSTEAVTSDATSAAETLETSAGPTTETKNDETTATETTATETIAEETTTTASETTTSPPTTLMTSFITTTSDPDTTSDTYTGPYPCVNFGGPRVETPHCQCSTTTAGQVFVTTAALISGQCHYYHEYPSPVTLAPTEAPPPPEPTPFTTTMDNGAILAYPDQSVKVGNYPGGSYTYTQGSGTASTIRPADPVQTDGNNKGSSQCHSIDNACDRAIDNFKDDVIYTEFASYYARIKSGFIIVPTFGQAGCVVEFDCDDWSVGGLNGKQIKEEYQYMKDNTGVSKCGTGYMSNTCRVTANYCTNCNERHQLID; this is encoded by the coding sequence ATGCGTACCACATTCTTTGCTTTGGCGGCTTTGCCGTTCTTTGCCATCGCTCAAGACCCCGTTGCTGAGCCTATTCCTACTACTACTTCTGAGGTTTTTGTACCGCCTGCTATTCTGCCTACTACAACCAGCGAAACTATCTTCATCCCAGAGACCACTCCAGAAGTCATCCCTGATCCTGAGAACACCACTCAGGTACCCGAAGTTCAGGATACAACTACTGAGCAGCCCCCACCCCCTCCTTCTCCAGACACCACTACAGAGCAGCCCCTGTCTGCCGTTGATACGACTACGGAAATCCCTCCTCCTGCAATTGATACGACTACTGGTCCTGCCCCTATCGACATATCAACTGAGCTGCCGCCTCAAATCGTCGATACCACTACGGGCCCTGCCCCCGCCATTGACACATCCACCGGGCCGCAGCCTCCAGTTGTTGATACAACTACGGAACCCGTGATCGATATCTCTACCGACCAGCCTGAAGCTACATCTCAGTTGCCTGTTGGGCAGGACACTACCGCAGATGTGCCGGCGCCTGTCGTGCCTACAACCTCAGAGGTCATTCCAGACCTCCCAGCGACTACCTCTGAGGGCAGCAATACTCCCCTGCCAGACACGACTATTGAGGAGCCTCTGATTGATACCACGACGGCAGATCCAGTGCCGCCTCCTCAGACTACAACCACAGCCGACCCAGCGCCTCCTCAGACAACTACAGAGGAGGCCCCCGTCCAAGATACCACAAGAGCGGCTGAACAGCAGCCCGTCGAGACCACACAGCCTGAGCCGAAGCCTACTTCTGAAGAAGACGCCAAGCCTACAAcaaaagaagatgaagaagatccttCTAGCAAGGAAGAGGACTCGCCTGTGATTACACAACCTCCTGCACCCACTACAGCCCCGCCAGAAGCCACTGCCAGTGTATCATCGGTATCATCTCAGATCGCTTCCCTGATCCCTGTTATCGACAAGTGGAAGGAGGATCCCGAGTCTCTCAAGGACCAAACCAACAAGGAAGTCGAGGATACCCATGATGATATCATTGCTGTTATCGTCGCTCTTGGCGGTAGTCCCGATGTTGGCTGTTCTAATAAGAAGCGTGGTCTTTTGGGCCCGATTGGGGATATTATCAACAAGCTAGCTTGTATGGCTGAGGATCTTACCAAGGTCTCGGGCGGTATCATCGCGGGTAACGTCCCTGCTGTAACGGGTGCTGTTTCGGGCGTTCAGGGTAAGAACGACGAGTTGACCGACGAACagcaagatgatgatgaggatgaggatgacaaGACAGAAGAGAAGAGTGAAGAGCAATCCACCAAGGAAAAGTCAACTGAAGCTACAACTACTGAAGCCCCCACGACGACTCAAGCCCCTACTTCTACTGAGGAGTCTACCACAACCGAGGCCACCACTACCACCACCGGTATGCCAGAGCCTTGTGCCTCGGGCATCTGTGGCGGCGGAGACTCTTGTCCCATGGGACCCGGGCCCGGAAAGAACGGACAGATGTCTGACGAGGGAGATGGAGCCGTTGACTGCAAAGAGATCCCTACCTCCACAACCGACGGGCCCTTGCCAACCAAGCCTGGTGGCTTCAAGGATCCATTCAACGCACCTCCCACCTCCCGACCTAGTCCCTCCGAAAAGAGAGATGTACCTTTGAACCGTCGCGCATTCGCCGATGACACCTCTCCTAACGCTGCGTATGTTGGTTCCTTGAATCCCATCTGGGTTAGCCAGCAGGGCGACACATCTGGTCACTGGTTCAACGCCCCGGGCCCGGCAGGTAGAGGCTCTGCCGGAGTCAATGGTATCTATGGCTGTACCGCTGTTATGATCGTCTCTAACGTGGGTACCTATCTGTCTCACATCTGGGAGAACCCAGTCTTCATTGATGGAGATTGGAACTTTAAGCCCGATGACGAATTTGAAGCCAAAGCTTTCAACGCTCTTCGTGACGGTACGGCTGACGGGAACGCTCTGAGTGTCACTTCCCTTATCGGCACAGACGAGAACCCAGGTTATCTGCACTCTTTTAATGAGCCCAAGGTCTTTATCATCACTCCCTTCACTAGTAATGCCGATACCATGTTATACGGCATCAACACACTCTATCGTTATGAGCAGCGTGCAAATGATTTGGCCACCAAACTGGCGGGCATCATTCCCGGGGCTTCAAGCCAGGTACTCGGCTACATCCGAACTGACAAAGACCAGTCAACCGATATTTTCGGTTACTGGGGTCGTGCGATTGTTGAGTTTGACATGCTTGAGCGGGTTATCCAAAGCGCCGAAGAGGACGAACTCCTCGGCCTGGGTATGGCTATGGGTCGTTGGAGGCTTTGGGTTGAGGACAACCTAGTGACTTCGCATGAGTTCTTTGTCTTCCCTCCTGCTGCCCCCGCCGCCCCGGCTGGTGGTCAGCGGAAGCGAGCCGATGAGGACGCTGCTCATAGCTGTTTGATTCGCGGCGACGTGACTGCTTCCGCATCATCTGGACCCACCTCCACAGAGGCTGTCACTTCGACTGAAGCTGTCACTTCTGATGCTACTTCGGCTGCTGAGACATTGGAGACATCAGCTGGGCCCACTACTGAAACCAAGAACGACGAGACCACTGCTACGGAGACCACTGCTACGGAAACCATAGCTGAGGAGACTACAACAACAGCTAGTGAGACTACAACCTCCCCCCCTACCACTCTTATGACCTCCTTCATCACAACCACATCGGACCCTGATACCACCTCTGATACTTATACCGGCCCTTATCCTTGTGTCAACTTTGGTGGCCCTCGAGTCGAGACTCCTCACTGCCAATGCTCAACCACAACTGCTGGCCAGGTATTTGTTACTACGGCCGCTCTTATCTCTGGGCAGTGCCACTACTACCACGAGTACCCATCTCCTGTCACTCTGGCTCCCACCGAGGCTCCCCCTCCTCCAGAGCCTACCCCCTTCACTACTACTATGGATAATGGTGCTATTCTGGCATACCCTGATCAGTCAGTCAAGGTCGGCAACTATCCCGGCGGGTCTTACACTTATACTCAAGGCTCGGGCACTGCCTCGACGATTCGTCCCGCAGACCCCGTGCAGACCGATGGTAACAATAAGGGGTCCAGCCAGTGTCATTCAATCGACAACGCCTGCGACCGTGCGATTGACAACTTCAAGGATGATGTCATCTACACTGAGTTCGCCTCGTACTATGCTCGCATTAAGAGCGGCTTCATTATTGTCCCCACCTTTGGTCAAGCTGGTTGTGTTGTCGAGTTTGACTGCGATGACTGGAGTGTCGGTGGTCTGAACGGAAAGCAGATCAAAGAGGAGTACCAGTACATGAAGGATAACACTGGTGTTAGTAAGTGTGGTACTGGTTATATGTCCAACACTTGCCGTGTCACAGCCAACTACTGTACCAACTGTAACGAGAGGCATCAGCTGATTGACTAG
- a CDS encoding hypothetical protein (MEROPS:MER0034665~CAZy:CE10), protein MGFMKANCDHVDLSAPFTPLPKYGHLSKKTPEYEEADSEIRKARSVMNSLPDFPTIRAVVGDLDAIMPPGGPDRYKDITTELIDIPTRDGTEIELKVYKSRKVNKNALLMYRMHGGGWCLGRHEVDGVENVYAATNPDIVVVSVDYRKAPEHPFPTPYNDCYDGLIWCKSNPDKLGIDPEKVIISGGSAGGQLAASLTLNCLRDGITGVIAQALHFPPSCHPKLFPRDKYEYGSFIQNQDDAILSALGMETFYDAYTPEVKPDYRHSPLLADSFKGLPPTLIQCAGVDPLRDDALALAEAMKNDGVEVEKPLSYFKDILDSWKNIQNVEEIQNQDN, encoded by the exons ATGGGTTTCATGAAAGCCAATTGCGACCATGTCGACCTCTCAGCCCCTTTCACGCCTCTTCCCAAATATGGTCATCTCTCCAAAAAGACACCCGAGTACGAAGAAGCAGATTCTGAGATTAGGAAAGCTCGTTCAGTCATGAACAGTCTCCCTGACTTTCCAACCATTCGCGCAGTCGTTGGTGATCTAGACGCCATCATGCCTCCCGGCGGGCCTGATAGATACAAAGACATCACCACAGAACTGATCGATATTCCTACTCGCGATGGAACTGAAATCGAGCTCAAGGTTTACAAGTCACGGAAGGTGAACAAGAATGCTCTTCTAATGTATCGCATGCATGGCGGGGGCTGGTGTCTTGGACGACACGAAGTTGATGGCGTTGAAAATGTTTATGCAGCGACAAATCCTGATATTGTCGTCGTAAGCGTCGATTATCGCAA AGCACCTGAACATCCCTTCCCAACACCATACAATGACTGTTATGATGGTCTCATCTGG TGCAAAAGTAATCCAGATAAGCTAGGCATTGACCCCGAAAAGGTCATAATCAGTGGTGGCTCAGCTGGTGGGCAGCTT GCCGCCTCCCTCACGTTGAACTGTCTAAGAGATGGTATTACTGGAGTTATTGCTCAAGCGCTACACTTTCCACCATCATGTCACCCAAAGCTCTTTCCCAGAGATAAGTACGAGTATGGCAGCTTCATCCAGAACCAAGACGATGCCATACTCAGTGCGTTGGGTATGGAGACCTTTTACGACGCTTATACTCCCGAAGTAAAGCCTGATTATCGACATTCGCCTCTTCTAGCTGATTCCTTCAAGGGTCTTCCACCTACCC TCATTCAATGTGCCGGTGTTGACCCTCTGCGCGACGATGCTTTAGCACTAGCTGAAGCGATGAAGAATGATGGAGTCGAGGTAGAG AAACCTCTCAGTTACTTCAAAGATATACTGGATTCCTGGAAAAACATACAAAACGTTGAGGAGATTCAAAACCAAGACAATTAG